The genomic interval TCGTTATCGACAACAATGTGACGTGCACACATGCCCTAATGCGAATCTTAATTCTTGAACGCGCGGAATTGCATTTAAAACAGCTCGTTTTACTTAAGTTAAACCAAGAATTTGTTCGGCTAAAAGCCTACGCCTCGACATGGCGGGGGATCGTGCCTTGAGTTCCAAGCAATTGGCGGGGCGCATACACTCCGTGTACTGCAAAGATTTCGTGTAGGTTTATTTCCATCAAAGGCGCAAATCGGAATTAACAATTTCGCAATTTGATTATTTCCAACAACAGATCCTACAGCGAGATCACATTCCATCCGAAGCACTACCTAAACGTCCTGACCGGTCCCAATGGCAGTGGCAAGTCCACCATCGTGTCGGCCATCATTTTGGGCCTGGGAGGGGAACCGATTCTCCTTGATCGCTCCGCCAGCGTTGCCGACTACATACAAAGCAACAAATCCTCGGCCACCATAATTGTCCGTGTGTATGGACGCACGCCCAACACCACGGAGACCTTTCGGCGCATAATAAACTCAAATGGCTCGTCTACCTTCTCTGTGAACGACAAGGACACCTCCAAGAAAAACTTTCTGGCCGCCGTATCATCCTTTAACATACAAGTCAGCAATTTGTGTCAGTTCCTCCCGCAGGATCGGGTTCAGGTATGCGGTTATGCtggcaaataataaattacaCACCTATTTATTGTAAACGAACTGTTTCAGGACTTCTCCAAGATGAATCCTCAAGAGCTTTTACTCAACACAATGTCCTCCGTGTGTGACGATGAGCTGACTAACAGCTTCAATCGTCTAAAGCAAATGCGCACAGAACAGGCGAATGTCCATGCTAATCGGGAAAAAGAGAAAAGTGATCTGGTTAAGAAGCAAAAACGATTGGAACAGTAAGATATAGTTGCCCGAGCTTATTTTTATTCACTAAGTAAAATGTAACCAAATGTGTAGATAAAGTATATAATTTTACTGCGCCTCTTAAAAGACCTAATAATcttaatttcaattgaataGCTTACAAATGACTGTGGCCCAGTATAAAGAACGCGAAGATGTCAAGCAAAAGCTGCAAGTATACAGTGCGAAGAAATTGTGGGTTGAGACTCAGGCTGGAGAAGCCAAGGCCGCAGAAATGAAAACTCAAGTGAAAAACGCAAAAACTCACAGCGACAAATTGAAGCACCAACATGACAAATTTGTTCAAGCCCAACAACAAATTGAGAACGAAAAAGTGTCACTCAGAGAGGCCTTCTTGGAAAAGGTAATGGGTGGTagtgtttttaaatatattttttaaaaataagtgaATTTTTTCTAGACACGCTTATTAGAAAGAGCTGTAGCGCAGAAGGCGGCAATTGATGATAAAATTGACTCTTTGAAGCAAGGAatttaccaaaaaaaatatgaactGGAGGTTGGTTTTCTTGTTGAATATATCGAACATGTAAAAAATTCTTGATCTTACATTGTATCACATAgcaaaacattaaaaaatcaCATAAAACGGCCACAGAGTGTGATAACCTAGAGCAGTTggtggaaaataaaatttacgAGCTTGAAACCCTAAATAAGAGCAGGCCTCAGATCGTTTCGGAACTTGAAAGAGCCAAGGAATCGTGCGCAGCGGCCCGCGGGAAAGCAATGGAGCAGTACAGTAGACGGAGACAACTGGAGCAAAAACTGAATGATGAAATGATTCCTGAAATTACTGCGTATAAACTTAAAATAGAGCGGTTGAGAAACGTCAAAATGCAAAAGATTAATGTAAGTTCTTACTAAAATAATGAAGGCTCAACTTGACGCTATCTTAAATTTTAGGAAATTAGAGCGAAAAATCCGAATTTGGTTGTGGCCATGAACTGGTTGGCTCAAAATAAGCAAAGGTACAAATCGAACGTTTATGACCCAATGATACTTGAGGTGAGCTTTTCAAAATGAAGCCATTACCGTTCTTATATTGAAACCACTATCATAGCTTACAGTACAAAATCATGAGGATGCAAAGTATCTGGAAAACGTTGTGGCGCAGCgtgatttatttgcatttgcgTGTGAGGACAAGGGGGATATGTCGGATCTGATCAACGAGTTGTGTGTGAAGCAAAAATTGGGAGTCAACGTTATATACTGCGCATCATCCGATAGACTCGCGCACAGTCCCAAAATTCCGATCGAAGATCTGCGGTATGCACTTGTCAGTTGTCCAATACTAGTCCAATACCTAGTTTTAAACACTTTTTCAGCTCTTTTGGATTTCGGTCATACCTCGTGGATCTTGTTACGGGACCAATACCACTAATAAACAAGCTTTGCGCTTCCTACTCCATTCATAATATACCAATTGGAACAGAAGCTGTGGGCAATTACACTTCATCCATTCCAAAAGCTATCCGAGTTTATTTCGGCGGTGTGTATACTTTTCTTCTTCGGCAAATGTATAAATTCTGATTTTGAATTCCGTAATGTGCATTTCAGGCAGCAAGAAGTTCGTTGTGACCGCATCCCGCTATCGTTCGGACACTATTCTTACTGAGAGTAGCATTCGAGCGAAGAACCAACTTATTACAGTGGACTCACAACAACTGGCCCTGGTGATGAAACAGTGCTCCGAAGCAGTGAAAGAAAGCGACAGCATTAAAAACGCAATAACCCAGACCGACAATGAATTTGAACGATTGCAAGCTGTTGCACACGATGAGCAAGAGAAGAGACGAAAGCTCGACCAAAAAATAGCCCATTTTAATAGCTTGAAAATCGAAATTGAAACGCTCCAGAAGAGGCTGGAAGCCCTGCGCAATAGCGATTGTAAGTATTTCGTAGTGCACTAAATATTCAGCCATTATAAACTGTGTTTTCAGCGCTAGACTGTCTTCAAACCAATTTTTGTAATAGTTTGCATAAAGACTTGAAAAAAGTATTCGATGCTGATGCGGAGTTGTGCTCCTGCTTGAAAGCTGTAGAACGACTTATGAATGAAAAGAATGCGGCCCAAACAAAGGTATCCATTTATATGCTGCAACATGAGAGTCAAATTGAAGCCCTCAAGGAAAGCGAGGAACAGAGTAAAGCAGCAACCGTAAGGAAATATAAGTGCACCtaagaaatttatttataggATTTATTTTACTTGCAGAGAGACTTCCAACAGTTGCTGCAGGGCTTAGAAAATCAAATTAGCGACGTTAACAAACGAAAGAGCGCTATCCAGGGCCTGTGTGACGGAGAAATTCCAACCAGTAGCAAATTTCCTTTTAAGAAGGAATTTAGGGAGCTGGAAAATATAGATTTACCCGAACTACGAGAGGCAATTCATGACATTCAGGCACGATTGGAGTGTATGAAAAGTGTAAACTCCGAGGTGAAGCACTAAAAAATAGTGAACTGAAGCTGACTTATCTAATAATCTTCCATATTGAAATATGCAGGCCATCAGCAGCTATCAACAACTGCAAAATGAAGTCAAAGAACTGGAGGAAGGAATTCAAGAATCTGTTAACCAAGCAAAGAGCATCGAGTCTGGCATGTCCAATTTATACGAAAAATGGGAGCCCAAACTTAATAGCTTGGTAGAAACAATCAGTACCAAGTTCAGCGAATTTATGGAGTCCATTGAATACGTGGGAGAAGTTGTGTTATCCAAAACCGACAAAGTGGGAACCTAAACTATTGTACATAAAcactttaattgaaatgcattttactttattatttctAGTATGACTTTGACTCATATGGAATTCAGATAATGGTCCAGTTCCGGAGAGGTCTCCAGTTGCAGCCGCTGGACAAGTTTATTCAATCTGGTGGCGAACGCGCAGTCTCCATCGCCATATACTCATTGTCCTTGCAACATGTCACTCATGTGCCATTCAGGTAATTGCGGAACCCAGCTGCAAACAGACGCCAGATTTATAATTCTACATTTTTAGGTGTGTCGACGAAATAAATCAAGGCATGGACGCTACAAATGAACGTCACATATTCGACTTGCTCCTCAAAGAAGCCACCAAGCATGGCTCGGCTCAGTATTTATTTGTAACACCTAAGGTGAATATAAAAGCTTattcatataaatatttagttaACCGCTTGGAATCTTCTTTGTAGTTGCTTCGAGACCTGAACTACAACGAACATCTCTGTGTTTCCATTGTTCACAACTCAAAAACTGTTTGCCATGGCATGCAATTCCCGATGACTTAGACACTCTGGGTCATCaagatttattatttatattttgacTAACTGAAACAGTGTTAAAAAAATGTActtctttttaatattaaacacTACAAAACATATATATTGCATTTTGTCGAATGACCAACCTTGTGGGGACTCCTTTTCAAACTGTCGACCTAATCGGAATAAAATCTGTAAGCCGGTAAACAAGTCCAAAGGCAATGATGCCTGACGATTTGTTTTATCAGATTTCAATTTGTCCTCGATTTAAAACCCTACAACAGCACCTATATCTTATTTCATATGTGAAATGATTTTAACACTACAATGCGATACTTTTAAGTAAGGAGATGCCTTTGTAcatatgtttttaaaataaataaagatagGTGTCCATAATTGGTTGAACTATTTTGTCATgctaaataatatattaatatttacttTTGTAGACATGCAATTTAATGCAAATCATTTCTTTAAAGGGTTAATATTAAGAAAATTATGTCAACATATGAATACTCCATTACGTCACACCTACATTGAGTTCAAAACTGATCCCTCGACGCAAACTATAAAAGTTCAGGTTAACTTCAGATCGATTGTTAGTTTTTTATCAGCTCCAAAGAAGTCGGTGTTTGATCGCAATCCGTGTGTGCCCCCATTATGGTTGggattttttagatcagcagtTATTGCTATATAGCCATATTTATAAATCTTCTACTGGCCTACTAAGTCCCAACATAATGAGAGTAAAAACCACAGGTTCGACGTTCATGTGAagattaaaaatgttaaactgacaaatatttttaatagttAAAAAAAGTTCCTAGTTtctatttcaaaaacttttaaGTAAGTACTCGAGATCGAGAAGTGCACAGATATCTAATATGATTGAAACGAGCAGAATGGTGAGTTTCAAAAAAGGGGAAGAACATGTTTAGAATATTTCCTTTGAAATCGCAGAATTACAAAATTGCACTTTGGTTCCAAGAAAAAAAGTTCAGTTTGAAAATATGATTTTAGCTGGTATTTCACATATAAATTGTAGAGGTAATCCCTTAAGTTCGATTCCGGGGACAGATGGTATCAGTTCAGCCGCTTGTTGAGAGAGAGCGGAGTACCCCAACTTACTCACAGTatattttggtattttttcCAGGAGTTTACGGTGTTTTTGCAATGCGCGGTCACTCTATTCGCAACCCTCATACGATtgacaaattaaaattaaaattgagcGTTTGGCAGGGCAACATGTATTCAAAGGAGggatttgtgctaattttcgTGCTGGGTCTGGTGTCCAGCAGCTGGGTAAGTGTTAAACCCATGCGTACTGCAATTAACGTGGCTAAACCAACGTTTTCCCAGGGATTCCTGGAGCATGACAGCTGGATTACAGTGGAGCTCCAGCACTCGCTGGCCGCCAACTCGGAAAGCTTCTCCTTCCGCGGGAATGTGACTATTCCCAGTCTCAACTCTGGACTGGCCAATGTGGAGCAACCAGATCTGAGCACTGCCGATCTGGACTTGCTGAAGGTAACACTAGTTCGGGCTCATGGGCACGCCGGTAGGGAAATGTTCACCACTTTTCACTATCCAAGAGTGGTGTACATAGTGCATATTATGGGATGGTTACAAGAGAATTAAGTGGCTAGGTATTGTATTCTATAAGTGTAGAAATGCATTCAA from Drosophila mauritiana strain mau12 chromosome 3L, ASM438214v1, whole genome shotgun sequence carries:
- the LOC117140454 gene encoding structural maintenance of chromosomes protein 5: MAGDRALSSKQLAGRIHSVYCKDFVSYSEITFHPKHYLNVLTGPNGSGKSTIVSAIILGLGGEPILLDRSASVADYIQSNKSSATIIVRVYGRTPNTTETFRRIINSNGSSTFSVNDKDTSKKNFLAAVSSFNIQVSNLCQFLPQDRVQDFSKMNPQELLLNTMSSVCDDELTNSFNRLKQMRTEQANVHANREKEKSDLVKKQKRLEHLQMTVAQYKEREDVKQKLQVYSAKKLWVETQAGEAKAAEMKTQVKNAKTHSDKLKHQHDKFVQAQQQIENEKVSLREAFLEKTRLLERAVAQKAAIDDKIDSLKQGIYQKKYELEQNIKKSHKTATECDNLEQLVENKIYELETLNKSRPQIVSELERAKESCAAARGKAMEQYSRRRQLEQKLNDEMIPEITAYKLKIERLRNVKMQKINEIRAKNPNLVVAMNWLAQNKQRYKSNVYDPMILELTVQNHEDAKYLENVVAQRDLFAFACEDKGDMSDLINELCVKQKLGVNVIYCASSDRLAHSPKIPIEDLRSFGFRSYLVDLVTGPIPLINKLCASYSIHNIPIGTEAVGNYTSSIPKAIRVYFGGSKKFVVTASRYRSDTILTESSIRAKNQLITVDSQQLALVMKQCSEAVKESDSIKNAITQTDNEFERLQAVAHDEQEKRRKLDQKIAHFNSLKIEIETLQKRLEALRNSDSLDCLQTNFCNSLHKDLKKVFDADAELCSCLKAVERLMNEKNAAQTKVSIYMLQHESQIEALKESEEQSKAATRDFQQLLQGLENQISDVNKRKSAIQGLCDGEIPTSSKFPFKKEFRELENIDLPELREAIHDIQARLECMKSVNSEAISSYQQLQNEVKELEEGIQESVNQAKSIESGMSNLYEKWEPKLNSLVETISTKFSEFMESIEYVGEVVLSKTDKYDFDSYGIQIMVQFRRGLQLQPLDKFIQSGGERAVSIAIYSLSLQHVTHVPFRCVDEINQGMDATNERHIFDLLLKEATKHGSAQYLFVTPKLLRDLNYNEHLCVSIVHNSKTVCHGMQFPMT